GTTCAGCAACGGCGAGCCCGTCACCGCCGCCTCCTTCGTCAACGCCTGGAACTACGGCGCCAGCCTCAAGAACAACCAGAAGAACGCCTACTTCTTCGGGTACATCGACGGCTACGACAAGGTCCACCCCGAGGACGGCGGCAAGCAGAGCGCCGACACCCTCAGCGGCCTCAAGGTCGTCGACGACACGACGTTCACCGTCAAGCTCACTCAGAAGTTCTCGACGTTCCCCGACACCCTCGGCTACGCGGCCTTCGCCCCGCTGCCCAAGGCGTTCTACGACGACCACGCCGGCTGGATCGGGAAGCCGGTCGGCAACGGCCCCTACCAGGTGCAGTCGTACGCCAAGGGCTCCCAGATGTCCCTGCGCGCGTGGGACGGCTACCCCGGCTCGGACAAGGCGCAGAACGGCGGCGTCGACCTCAAGGTCTACACCGACAACAACACCGCCTACACCGACCTCATGGCCGGCAACCTCGACCTGGTCGACGACGTACCGGCCGCCCAGCTCAAGAACGTCAAGAGCGACCTCGGCGACCGCTATCTGAACACCCCCGCGGGCATCATCCAGACGCTCGCCTTCCCGTACTACGACAAGAACTGGAACAAGAGCGGCTCCGACAAGGTCCGCCAGGGCCTGTCCATGGCGATCAACCGCAAGCAGATCACCGACACGATCTTCCAGAAGACCCGCACCCCGGCCACCGACTGGACCTCACCCGTGCTCGGCAAGGAGGGCGGCTTCGACCAGAGCCTGTGCGGCGCCGCCTGCTCCTACGACCCCGGCCAGGCCAAGAAGCTCGTCCAGCAGGGCGGCGGGCTGCCCGGTGGCCAGGTCAAGATCTCCTACAACGCCGACACCGGCTCGCACAAGGAGTGGGTGGACGCCGTGTGCAACTCCATCAACAACGCCCTCGGCAACGACAAGGCGTGCGTCGGCAACCCCATCGGCACCTTCGCCGACTTCCGCAACCAGATCACCCAGAAGAAGATGACCGGCCCGT
The sequence above is a segment of the Streptomyces griseoviridis genome. Coding sequences within it:
- a CDS encoding peptide ABC transporter substrate-binding protein is translated as MRGATHAKWAACTVAVALAATACGGGGGGNGGGGSGVLSSSWGDPQNPLEPANTNEVQGGKVLDMIFRGLKRYNPKTGAAEDMLAQSIDTSDSQNFKITIKKGWKFSNGEPVTAASFVNAWNYGASLKNNQKNAYFFGYIDGYDKVHPEDGGKQSADTLSGLKVVDDTTFTVKLTQKFSTFPDTLGYAAFAPLPKAFYDDHAGWIGKPVGNGPYQVQSYAKGSQMSLRAWDGYPGSDKAQNGGVDLKVYTDNNTAYTDLMAGNLDLVDDVPAAQLKNVKSDLGDRYLNTPAGIIQTLAFPYYDKNWNKSGSDKVRQGLSMAINRKQITDTIFQKTRTPATDWTSPVLGKEGGFDQSLCGAACSYDPGQAKKLVQQGGGLPGGQVKISYNADTGSHKEWVDAVCNSINNALGNDKACVGNPIGTFADFRNQITQKKMTGPFRAGWQMDYPLIQNFLQPLYYTNASSNDGKWSNKDFDKLVDQANRETDTAKAVGLFQDAEKVVRDNMAAIPLWYQNGSAGWSNRLSNVALNPFSVPVYNEIKVS